A stretch of Gouania willdenowi chromosome 21, fGouWil2.1, whole genome shotgun sequence DNA encodes these proteins:
- the slc9a2 gene encoding sodium/hydrogen exchanger 2: MEFSNLRRMAPLLFTLTILSLLQASKGEIAPEPALGVTILPPVKPDNGPQAFPDADKANLPVFTMDYPRIQIPFEITLWVLLASFAKIGFHVYHKITIWVPESCLLISVGLIVGGIMHSVHEEPPAVLTSNVFFLYMLPLIVLDSGYFMPTRPFFENIGTVLWFAVVGTLWNSIGIGMSLFAICQIEAFGVQDINLQENLLFASIISAVDPVAVLNVYEDVSVNEQLYIVVFGECLFNDAVTVVLYNMFTFVAEMPVVEPVDVFLGVARFFVVGLGGMGFGLCFGFVAAFTTRFTSKVREIEPLFIFMYSYLAYLVAELFAISSIMAIVTCALTMKYYVEENVSQRSCTTIRHVVKMLGSISETLIFFFLGVVTVTTEHEWNWGYILFTLLFAFVWRGLGVLVLTQIINPFRTIPFNMKDQFGLAYGGLRGAISFALAFTLPDNIGRKELFITATIAIIIFTVFLQGISIRPLIEFINVRRTNRNLDTINVEIHCRLMEHTMAGLEDLCGQWSHFYWKDKFMKFNNRILRKILIRDNRAESSIVALYKKLELQNAMEILDSVSGDVSAAPSIISLYEEKKNSAKPKKKFLAPDLKNMHDILSKNMYKIRQRTVAFTSKHALPNDIQTKEILIRRHASVRRSLRPGSFQSSYVPKSQKYFSLPAGKSLDSRFTSARQSYADNQETMSEVGYPSRRARFSRPTRSSSRAMMPLHRLDTLKEAPSVSVLDERQSDGARMNRGITRTNSSHSESRPLNPSFHDNSGSVDNLRNDSREAEEEEQQSQPVAPAWAADPRDRSTQNPLLRRPQWNLKK; encoded by the exons atGGAGTTCAGCAACCTGAGACGCATGGCTCCTCTGCTTTTCACTTTAACAATTCTCAGCCTGCTCCAGGCCTCCAAAGGAGAAATAGCACCTGAACCAGCCCTTGGAGTCACCATCCTGCCCCCAGTGAAACCAGATAATGGACCTCAGGCCTTTCCAGACGCTGATAAAGCTAATTTACCCGTGTTTACAATGGATTACCCAAGAATTCAGATTCCCTTTGAAATCACTCTGTGGGTACTGCTGGCTTCCTTTGCCAAAATTG GTTTCCATGTCTACCACAAGATCACCATCTGGGTACCAGAGTCATGTCTTCTGATCAGCGTGGGTCTGATCGTGGGGGGCATCATGCACTCTGTCCATGAGGAGCCCCCCGCTGTGCTCACCAGCAATGTCTTCTTTCTCTACATGCTTCCTCTGATCGTCCTGGACTCGGGCTACTTCATGCCCACACGGCCGTTCTTTGAGAACATTGGCACG GTGTTGTGGTTTGCAGTGGTGGGAACCCTGTGGAACAGCATTGGCATCGGCATGTCTTTGTTCGCCATCTGCCAGATCGAGGCTTTCGGCGTTCAGGACATCAACCTGCAGGAGAACCTGCTGTTCGCCTCCATCATCTCGGCTGTAGACCCGGTGGCTGTGCTCAACGTATATGAAGATGTTTCCGTCAACGAGCAGCTCTACATTGTGGTGTTTGGCGAATGTCTCTTCAATGATGCCGTCACTGTG GTGTTGTACAACATGTTTACCTTCGTAGCGGAGATGCCGGTGGTGGAAcctgtggatgtttttctggGAGTAGCGAGGTTCTTTGTTGTCGGTCTGGGTGGAATGGGCTTTGGGCTCTGCTTCGGCTTCGTTGCTGCCTTCACCACCAGGTTCACCTCCAAAGTCCGAGAAATTGAGCCTCTCTTCATCTTCATGTACAGCTACCTGGCCTATCTGGTAGCTGAGCTCTTTGCCATCTCGTCCATCATGGC CATTGTAACCTGTGCCCTCACCATGAAGTACTACGTGGAGGAGAATGTCTCTCAGCGTTCCTGCACCACCATTCGACATGTGGTCAAGATGCTTGGCAGCATTTCGGAGACTctcatcttcttcttcctggGGGTCGTCACGGTGACCACTGAACACGAGTGGAACTGGGGATACATCCTCTTTACTCTGCTCTTTGCTTTTGTCTGGAGAGGCCTGG gtGTTTTAGTGCTGACTCAAATCATTAACCCTTTCCGCACCATCCCTTTCAACATGAAAGATCAGTTTGGTTTGGCCTACGGAGGCCTGCGAGGAGCAATCTCCTTCGCCCTGGCCTTCACTCTGCCAGACAACATCGGCCGCAAGGAGCTCTTCATCACCGCCACCATCGCCATCATCATCTTCACTGTCTTTCTTCAG GGCATCAGCATTCGACCTCTGATCGAGTTCATCAATGTCCGCAGAACAAACCGCAACCTGGACACCATTAATGTGGAGATCCACTGCAGG ctcatggagcacaccaTGGCAGGTTTAGAAGATCTCTGTGGACAGTGGAGCCACTTTTACTGGAAAGACAA GTTTATGAAGTTCAACAATCGGATCCTGCGTAAAATCCTCATCCGTGACAACAGGGCTGAGTCCAGCATTGTGGCCCTGTATAAGAAGCTTGAGCTTCAGAACGCCATGGAGATCCTGGACTCTGTGTCTGGAGACGTCAGCGCCGCTCCGTCCATCATCTCACTCTA TGAGGAAAAGAAGAACTCTGCAAAACCAAAGAAGAAGTTTTTAGCTCCAGATCTGAAGAACATGCATGACATCCTGTCTAAGAATATGTACAAGATCAGACAAAGG ACGGTGGCGTTCACCAGTAAGCACGCTCTGCCTAATGACATTCAGACTAAAGAGATCCTCATCAGACGCCACGCCAGCGTCCGTCGAAGCCTTCGACCAGGCAGCTTCCAGTCTTCA TATGTGCCAAAGTCTCAGAAGTATTTTTCTCTTCCTGCGGGAAAAAGTCTGGATTCAAGGTTTACCTCTGCAAGGCAGAGCTATGCAG ATAACCAGGAAACCATGTCAGAGGTTGGTTACCCTTCTCGCCGCGCTCGGTTCAGCCGACCCACTCGTTCATCTTCTAGAGCCATGATGCCTCTGCACAGGCTGGACACGCTGAAGGAAGCTCCCTCCGTCTCTGTCCTAGACGAGCGCCAGAGCGACGGCGCCAGGATGAACCGGGGCATAACTCGGACAAACTCCTCCCACAGCGAGTCCCGCCCCTTGAACCCCTCCTTCCACGACAACAGTGGCTCAGTGGATAATTTGAGGAATGACAGCAGGGAGGCAGAAGAAGAGGAGCAGCAGTCCCAGCCTGTAGCTCCAGCTTGGGCTGCAGACCCCAGAGACCGCTCCACTCAGAACCCTCTCCTCAGACGGCCTCAGTGGAACCTGAAGAAGTGA